The nucleotide window CAAGCTTTGGCGCGATAGCGGGGTTGGCAGCAAAACCTTTTATGGCCCGTTTGCCATAGCCGCGCACATAGTCCATTATCATATTGCCGCCGATTTTACTGCCAAAGGACGATAATACGCCAGAAAACATATTGTATTCAATACCAGCGGAGACGGCGCCATAAAGGGCGGCAGCCGGCAACGCCGCGTACTGCGGCACTCCTTCTTTAACGAGGTTCTCGTTGAACTCCGCCGACTCGCGCAGGAACATGCGTGAGATCATGGAAGTGTTGTAAGCCATCTTTGCTGCGGAAAAGGCGGTCGCGCCTATCGCCGCCGTTCCCAGCGTCACCCCGGAGGCGGGTATTATGAGTGGCGCAGAAAGAGCGCCCAAAGCCAACCCTCCGGCCGCCATCCACAGATCCTGCGAATCGACCCAAGACCCCATGCTGTTTGCCGCGTCAAAAAACGCCTTGTTCAGGCCGGGATTATATGCCGGAGGCATAAGCTCTTCTATCTCTTTGTCTATCTCCTGTATTCTTTTAACGGCGCCCTCCGCAGGGCGCAGAAGGTTGTCATGATATAGCGCGCCGCGTTCGTCCCGCAGCTTCGATATCTTTACGCCGTTTATAACGTTCTGCGCTATACTCATGCGCTCTTTGACGACGCCGCTCGACTTCGCCAGTCGGTAAAAATCTTCATCGGCAAAAAAAGCTTCCGGATTGATGCCGACCGCCTCCGCCTCTTTTGTCCGGACGAATACCTCCTTTGGCTCAAGTCCAGTGACTTCGGAGATGGCGCCGACACGGTTCATTTGCAAATAACGCTTGCGTCCGGCCTCCGAATCGTCCGTGCGTCCAAATGAGGCGCTGACATCCGCCGGCTGCTTGTGCAAGAGCATGTCTTTTTCGTACAGCGCAAGTCGTTCAAGAATGGCATCGTCGGAATAGCCCCTTACGCGAGCCTCTGTTATCGCCTCTTTTTTGTTGGGATAGGAGAGGAATAAATAATCCTCGACTATCGGCGCCGTCTCTTTTCGTTCGGGCGTGTATGTAGGATCCTGTGCCAGGCGCGAGAGGTTTTCTTCGTTCCTTCCCTTCGAGTTACGGGGAAAAATTGTCTTTTCTTCCAATTCTTTTTTCCGCCCGGGGAAATAGGTAGGGTCCTGCGCCAATCTAAAAAGCTCTTCGTCCATCAAAAGACCTCCCACAAAACCACCTTAAATATTTAATACAACGTCATTCATGGCATTACTACGTATTCAAAAAACCGACAAACATGTTATAATTCCTATCGAAAGGAGTGGTAACCATGCCGCTTGCAACAATGTCTATCCGCGTGGAAGAAGATACCAAGCGTGAAATAGAGTCCTTCTGCGCCGACGTGGGAATGAACCCCTCGACGGCGGTCAACCTCTTCTTCAAAGCGATGCTGCGGGAAAACAGACTGCCCTTTGAAATATCGCGCGACCCCTTCTACTCGGAGACAAACATGCGTCACCTCAGAGAAAGCGTCGCTCAAATGAATGCGGGCAAAATCACGCGCCACGAGCTGATACCCTGCGATGAATAAATCATGGACGGATGAAGCCTGGGATGAATACCTGGACTGGCATGTCCGAGACAAAAAAATATTCAAGCGGATAAACCAGCTCATAGAAGACATCGATCGCCACGGCAACGAGGGACTGGGCAGGCCGGAACCGTTAAAGCACGAATTTTCCGGCTTGTGGAGCCGCCGCATCGACGAAAAGCATCGCCTCGTCTACAAACTGACCGAAACGGAAATAATAATCGTCCAATGCCGCGGGCATTATGAATGACGGCAAATGAACGAGACGGACCCAAAATGCGGTCAACATACTCAGGCAGCAAAGCTAGAGAAAAGAGGCCACCGGTGACAACACAGCGGCCTTCATGTCATGTACCGATTAATCGGCAGGAGGATTCGACTTGAGAATCTCGTCAAGCTCGTCCTGCACATCCTTTTTGGCTTCTGGCAAATTGTCAGTGTCATTTTTTTGCGACGACATCCCCCAAGGACGCGGAGGAACATCTCTTGCGATATCTTTAATTTTAAGCCCGTCCACGGACTTTTTAAGGGTTCCGAGCTCTGTGTCGCTGTCCCAGATCCAGCCTTCATCTATTAAAGGCATACCAGACTTATGTTTTTCCTCAATAGCCCGGAGCATGGCACGTCGCCCCGCTTCGTCCACCTGTTTATAGAAATCTGGGGCCGCCGGGTCAAGTTTTCTGCTCTCTTCACGAAAATAGAATATTGCCGTATTCCTGGCAGGATTTTGTGTGCCGCCAAAGATACTGCCGCCGTGGGTTTTTAGGAATAGATCCATGTTTTTCTCTTTGGTTTTGAGGTAATCTTTATTGCCCGGTGATATTTTCTTGTCATATTCGACGATTTGCCTGACTTCGTCATAGGTGATATATCCCATCGCGGCGGCTTTGTTTAAATGCTCGTTGGACATTCCCCTTAATTTTGCCTCGCCAAGCTGGGTAAAATACGCGCTGTGCTGCTCTTCGCTGATGCCAAGCCTTTTGCGCATCAGCCGTTCCTGTTCATCTTTCGGCAAATTTGCGAACTCAGGGTTGAAATGAACAAGCTGCCGCACCGCTTCTGCTCTGGTGAGAGGGAGGCGCGTAAGGGCTTCGCTCGGCTTCGGAGCAAAGATGCCTGTGCCGTGCACGCGGTCGTTGTCGACTTTTAGTCCGAGCGCCCACGCCTCTCCCTGTGTCCCGTAACCTTTGAATTTTTCTGAATAAGAGGCAATCACCCCGGCTACTTTGCTGTGGGAAGCGCCGCCATACAGGGCCTTTTGCACCTCTACTTTCGCTGATTCAAGCTCGGTATGTTGGGCGGCGCGTACGTCAGAGTACAGCGAATTGACATATCCGAGATAAACGTCCTCGTCCTTGCCCTTATAAGCCTCCCGAACCTCGGCGATCGCGGAAGAAAGCCCGTCCACGCCGTGCTTCTTGAGCATATCGCCGGCAAATGCCTGGGCGTTTGCCGCAAGTTCGTGAGCCTGCCTCTTATTCTCGACATCGATCTTCATCTTCGCGCGCTGCGCTTCATCCAGCCAGCTCATGCCGTCCACCGTAGCTATGGCGTTGTCCCAATCCTTATTCTGAATAAACTGGTTTATCGCTTCCAGCGCCGTCGCGCTTGCGTGATCGTCCTGTTTCTTCAAATACATTCCCTGCAAAACGGGAACCAGCTTCGCGCCCTCCGTTTCGATCATCGGGTCGACATACTTCAAAAGCCGTCCGTTCACGCCCTTGCGCAAATCGTCGTCATACTTCTTCATACGAGAAGTTATACGGTCGCCCATGCCCTCATAGTCGGGGATCCGCTCCTCCTCCAGGAGAACCGTCTTGAGCTCTGAGTCCCTCAATGCCTTTATCTTCGCCAGCTCGATGCGGTCCACCTGCTCCTGCTTTCGGATTGCCAGCTCTCCAAAAGATATGGCCTCTTTCGCCACCGCCTGCCCCAGCTTATATTGAGATTCCGCGACGACGACGCCGGTATTAGGCGCGCGCTCCTCGCGGCGCACGTCGGCCAGCGGCCTCACCTGCAACCGTTCCTCGGCCCTTGGAATAATCGTAACCATTTGTTATCACCTTTTATGGGAGCATATTAAGATAAGAGAGACCGCTTGGGCCTCCGTTCTTCCAGAAATCCCACTGCTTGGCCAGACTCGAGGCCCCCGTCAGCAGCGAAGTCCCAGCGTTCAGATAAGAGGCCTTCTTTGCCGCCTCGCCCTCCGCCTCATAATTCCTGGCCCGCGTCTCATAATTCGCGGCATTGCCCAAAAAGCCCCAGCTCTCCATGGCCGCGTTATAACTGGCCTTCGCGGCGTCCGCCGCCGTAATCCCGGCCGTATCCACCTGCATCGCAAGAGGCGAGCCCGTATCGAGCTGCGTGCCCGAAGAGGCCAGCGCCGCGCGCTGAGCCCCCGTAAACTGACGGCCCCTCTCGCGCACAGAGGCCGCTTCTATGCGCCCGCGCTCCAAAGCGTCCTCGCTCTTGCGTTTCTCCATCTCGGCGTTCTGCCGGGACATCGCGGCGGAATACTCGGCCTGCGCCTGCGCCGCCTTACCCTGACTTATCGCGCCCATCGCCGAAAAAGCGCTCCCGAAACCGGAAATCGCCATCGCCAAAGTAC belongs to Cloacibacillus sp. and includes:
- a CDS encoding Txe/YoeB family addiction module toxin, giving the protein MNKSWTDEAWDEYLDWHVRDKKIFKRINQLIEDIDRHGNEGLGRPEPLKHEFSGLWSRRIDEKHRLVYKLTETEIIIVQCRGHYE
- a CDS encoding type II toxin-antitoxin system RelB/DinJ family antitoxin, yielding MPLATMSIRVEEDTKREIESFCADVGMNPSTAVNLFFKAMLRENRLPFEISRDPFYSETNMRHLRESVAQMNAGKITRHELIPCDE